In a genomic window of Salvelinus sp. IW2-2015 unplaced genomic scaffold, ASM291031v2 Un_scaffold16687, whole genome shotgun sequence:
- the LOC112081044 gene encoding gamma-enolase-like, whose translation MSIVIIVAREILDSRGNPTVEVDLHTDKGVFRAAVPSGASTGIYEALELRDGDKSRYKGKGVLKAVGHINDTIGPXLIQSGVSVVEQEKLDKMMIEMDGTENKSQFGANAILGVSLAICKAGAAEKGVPLYRHIADLAGNTELVLPVPAFNVINGGSHAGNKLAMQEFMVLPVGAESFRDAVRVGAELYQTLREVIKEKYGQDATNVGDEGGFAPNILENTEALELIKTAIEKAGFTDKVVIGMDVAASEFYKEGKYDLDFKSPPNADRHISAQELCDMYQGFVNDYPVVSIEDPFDQDDWPAWSQMTASVGIQVVGDDLTVTNPKRIERALEERACNCLLLKVNQIGSVTEAIQACKLAQENGWGVMVSHRSGETEDTFIADLVVGLCTGQIKTGAPCRSERLAKYNQLMRIEEELGDQARFAGHNFRNPAAL comes from the exons ATGTCGATAGTGATCATTGTTGCCAGGGAGATCCTGGACTCCAGGGGGAACCCCACAGTGGAAGTGGACCTGCACACTGACAAAG gTGTCTTCAGGGCAGCTGTGCCTAGCGGAGCGTCTACTGGCATTTATGAAGCCCTGGAGCTGAGAGACGGAGACAAGAGCCGCTACAAGGGCAAAG GTGTGCTCAAGGCTGTTGGTCACATCAATGACACCATCGGTCCTMCCCTCATCCAGTCG GGGGTCAGTGTGGTAGAACAGGAGAAACTGGACAAGATGATGATAGAGATGGACGGCACTGAGAACAAGT CTCAGTTCGGGGCCAATGCTATTCTGGGTGTGTCCTTGGCCATATGCAAAGCTGGTGCCGCAGAGAAAGGTGTCCCCCTGTACCGTCACATTGCAGACCTGGCAGGAAACACAGAGCTAGTGCTTCCAGTTCCT GCCTTTAACGTTATCAACGGGGGCTCTCATGCAGGCAACAAGCTGGCCATGCAGGAGTTTATGGTACTTCCTGTAGGGGCGGAGTCTTTCAGGGACGCTGTGCGTGTGGGGGCGGAGCTGTACCAGACGCTGAGGGAAGTGATCAAGGAGAAGTATGGCCAGGACGCCACCAACGTGGGGGACGAGGGGGGGTTCGCCCCAAACATACTAGAGAACACTGaag CCCTGGAGCTGATCAAGACAGCCATTGAGAAGGCAGGTTTCACAGACAAGGTGGTGATCGGGATGGACGTGGCAGCCTCTGAGTTCTACAAAGAGGGCAAGTACGACCTGGACTTCAAGTCTCCGCCCAACGCAGACCGCCACATCAGCGCCCAAGAGCTCTGCGACATGTACCAGGGCTTCGTCAATGActacccag tggTGTCCATTGAGGATCCGTTTGACCAGGATGACTGGCCGGCCTGGTCCCAGATGACAGCCTCCGTGGGGATCCAGGTGGTGGGGGACGACCTGACCGTCACCAACCCCAAGAGGATAGAGCGCGCCCTGGAGGAGAGGGCCTGCAACTGCCTGCTGCTCAAAGTCAACCAGATTGGCTCTGTCACCGAAGCCATCCAGGC gTGTAAGCTGGCTCAAGAGAATGGCTGGGGGGTGATGGTGAGCCACCGCTCAGGTGAGACAGAGGACACCTTCATTGCTGATCTGGTGGTGGGCCTCTGCACTGGACAAATCAAGACTGGAGCTCCCTGTCGATCAGAGCGGCTGGCCAAATACAATCAACTCATGAG GATTGAGGAGGAGTTAGGGGACCAGGCTCGCTTCGCAGGGCACAACTTCCGGAACCCCGCCGCCCTCTAA